A window of Cryptomeria japonica chromosome 3, Sugi_1.0, whole genome shotgun sequence contains these coding sequences:
- the LOC131050361 gene encoding L-lactate dehydrogenase B-like encodes MEKGKRSTSYGDLGIDIAGSFFKSIEGVGPLSPSTRNTKVTVVGVGNVGMAVAQTILTQELTNELVLIDVQAEKLRGEMLDLQHAAAFLPRTKIMADTDYAVSAGSDLCIITAGARQRDGESRLALVERNLHLFKSIVPQVVKYSPNAIFLVVSNPVDVLTYITWKLSGFPANRVIGSGTNLDTSRFQFMIADHLDVNAQDVQAYMIGEHGDSSVALWSSISVGGMPVLSFLDKNQIPYEKHHLEAIHHTVVNSAYEVIKLKGYTSWAIGYSAANLAKSLLRNQRRIHPVSVLAKGFHGIEEEVFLSLPAQLGRGGVLGVVNIHLTEEESQSLMKSARAILDVQQRLTI; translated from the coding sequence ATGGAGAAGGGAAAGAGAAGCACGAGCTACGGCGATTTGGGCATAGACATAGCCGGGAGCTTCTTCAAGTCGATAGAGGGCGTTGGACCCCTTTCACCCAGCACACGAAACACAAAGGTCACTGTTGTGGGCGTCGGAAATGTAGGCATGGCGGTCGCCCAAACCATTCTCACACAGGAGCTAACAAACGAGCTGGTGTTAATAGACGTGCAGGCCGAAAAGCTAAGGGGGGAGATGCTGGACCTGCAGCACGCCGCCGCCTTTCTCCCTCGCACAAAGATCATGGCCGACACCGACTATGCCGTCTCAGCTGGGTCGGACCTCTGTATTATCACAGCAGGGGCTCGCCAGCGCGATGGGGAGTCCAGGCTCGCACTGGTCGAGCGCAACCTCCACCTGTTCAAAAGCATTGTTCCCCAGGTCGTCAAATACAGCCCCAACGCCATTTTCCTGGTCGTGTCGAACCCGGTGGATGTTTTGACGTATATTACCTGGAAGCTTTCGGGATTCCCGGCGAATAGAGTAATCGGGAGCGGCACAAATCTGGATACTTCGCGCTTCCAATTCATGATAGCCGACCACCTGGATGTGAACGCGCAGGATGTGCAGGCGTACATGATCGGCGAGCATGGTGATAGCTCTGTGGCGCTCTGGTCCTCCATCAGTGTGGGAGGGATGCCCGTGCTGAGCTTCCTGGATAAGAATCAGATTCCCTATGAGAAGCACCATCTTGAGGCCATTCATCACACTGTTGTTAATAGTGCATATGAGGTCATTAAACTTAAGGGCTATACTTCCTGGGCTATTGGGTACTCGGCGGCTAACTTGGCCAAGAGTTTGCTGCGGAACCAGAGAAGGATCCATCCGGTTTCTGTTCTGGCTAAGGGCTTTCACGGAATTGAAGAAGAGGTTTTTCTTAGCCTGCCTGCACAGCTGGGCAGAGGTGGTGTGCTTGGTGTTGTTAATATccacttgacagaggaggagagccAGAGTCTCATGAAGTCCGCCCGGGCCATTCTCGACGTTCAACAACGCCTTACTATTTGA
- the LOC131050350 gene encoding L-lactate dehydrogenase B-like gives MEKGKRSTSYGDFGIDIAGSFFKSIEGVGPLSPSTRNTKVTVVGVGNVGMAVAQTILTQELTNELVLIDVQAEKLRGEMLDLQHAAAFLPRTKIMADTDYAVSAGSDLCIITAGARQRDGESRLALVERNLHLFKSIVPQVVKYSPNATLLVVSNPVDVLTYITWKLSGFPANRVIGSGTNLDTSRFQFMIADHLDVNAQDVQAYMIGEHGDSSVALWSSISVGGMPVLSFLDKNQIPYEKHHLEAIHHTVVNSAYEVIKLKGYTSWAIGYSAANLAKSLLRNQRRIHPVSVLAKGFHGIEDEVFLSLPAQLGRGGVLGVVNIHLTEEERHSLMKSARAILDVQQHLTI, from the coding sequence ATGGAGAAGGGAAAGAGAAGTACGAGCTACGGCGATTTCGGCATAGACATAGCCGGGAGCTTCTTCAAGTCGATAGAGGGCGTTGGACCCCTTTCACCCAGCACACGAAACACAAAGGTCACTGTTGTGGGCGTCGGAAATGTAGGCATGGCGGTCGCCCAAACCATTCTAACACAGGAGCTAACAAACGAGCTCGTATTAATAGACGTGCAGGCTGAAAAGCTAAGGGGGGAGATGCTGGACCTGCAGCACGCCGCCGCCTTTCTCCCTCGAACGAAGATCATGGCCGACACAGACTATGCCGTCTCAGCTGGGTCGGACCTCTGTATTATCACAGCAGGGGCTCGCCAGCGCGATGGGGAGTCCAGGCTCGCACTGGTCGAGCGCAACCTCCACCTGTTCAAAAGCATTGTTCCCCAGGTCGTCAAATACAGCCCCAATGCCACTCTCCTGGTCGTGTCGAACCCGGTGGATGTTTTGACGTATATTACCTGGAAGCTTTCGGGATTCCCGGCGAATAGAGTAATCGGGAGCGGTACAAATCTGGACACTTCGCGCTTCCAATTCATGATAGCCGACCACCTGGATGTGAACGCGCAGGATGTGCAGGCGTACATGATCGGCGAGCATGGTGATAGCTCTGTGGCGCTCTGGTCCTCCATCAGTGTGGGAGGGATGCCCGTGCTGAGCTTCCTGGATAAGAATCAGATTCCCTATGAGAAGCACCATCTTGAGGCCATTCATCACACTGTTGTTAATAGTGCGTATGAGGTCATTAAACTTAAGGGCTATACTTCCTGGGCTATTGGGTACTCGGCGGCTAACTTGGCCAAGAGTTTGCTGCGGAACCAGAGAAGGATCCATCCGGTTTCTGTTCTGGCTAAGGGCTTTCACGGAATTGAGGACGAGGTTTTTCTTAGCCTGCCTGCACAGCTTGGAAGAGGTGGTGTACTTGGCGTTGTTAATATCCACTTGACAGAAGAGGAGAGGCATAGTCTCATGAAGTCCGCCCGGGCCATCCTCGACGTTCAACAGCACCTTACTATTTGA